The following are encoded in a window of Flavobacteriales bacterium genomic DNA:
- a CDS encoding right-handed parallel beta-helix repeat-containing protein — translation MAPPRMPFWGSVGTWVPFGQYGYFSYAPSTGQMMDREDSGEDWWYAHCNLYDGSGTHIGYAAAGYNTMPNWKYVDGYFCFDFDDMDTDPHKTIEWEKPGLRKGALQSWLARYDLDGNQLWCRSYLPGAFYGVALDTDGNIVAIGEAHANRKAADLNNGQVVGYDPGLSDPVNLAELDCSMMYEGDMLMGMVTKAYIAKIDLNGQVVWQNLYGWPTDHIAGWKTFSRGFALAPIAVDGGTGFYCVMHGGSGQQSDWNRMWNMRIRSDGSIVDRYMFDPTDALGTALGWTANNLVRGFSVKSVELGGTQHVAIAGQYGVSQGPQAGTLHAFACLIEDIDADPYTVDAVYHTNSASLASDHDPASIQNSNDICFHVDGQDLAIIWPVLSDFVPPTNWYAGRSIATLKVHRFDVGSGPTPTWTADLGEVRAYDLQAGVTSTADGHIAVVSSKWHPPFDLGNPFRYPDLQAHIQDHITTDFSGHDWVNTEDYDYWATSAYVAKLDGATGAPIWEMVVDAEPDKDHQIWPGDIRKQECLYKITEADDGGLVISGNTSHNFDDALLMKFRPDCQAKLAYDLVPDAYGQHMLPNGNTDWTADLTLHGEVIVPNGSTLSINGATIRFADSDQMHWASRIIVEPGGVIYVQNATLTADDRCPNSMWDGVQLHGNYFARQLPQYQGTLRMEFATISHARTGVLAAKGDPRNPLGPIIKNSTGGIVHASQATFLNNRYDAVFHPFENRLASGAVTSNASYFNRCSMMTSGGLPLPGQFPADHVAMVGVRGIPFRGCTWGNSLLGPPMEWPFEQGTGIRAINSSFTVGNHCSVIVPYPNPCPPANTTPSSFTNLHRGILATTFDPSRTFSVDNTTFTGTNFGIRMEGIQDAAITRSTFNVPEPLIPGIFGAVYGVYSDQCTGYTIQENTFTTLQPTGLNRKVGLIIKDSGPQYNTFYNNTFDNLYTGSLIQGRNANVPATIGLEVKCNDYGLADGNAFDVALTGSYVTVQGSQGSVILDPFDQVQWRNPAGNRFSLLHTGSDHPEEDWYVQNSSTFVEYFHHTSTFGNRTRPDHHDLDWLLPNPQGVPWPSERELACPTHLDGGGHEVKRVQAGEEYDAYADGQAAYDATKDDGDTYSLLGYVSDPAHGSVQVRDALQSVAPKVSTEVWQAVFERNPTMNAWHITQALLSNSPLQGEVLKMVDHYALPSSYASMVYSAQSGEVNILSLLRSTMAWHAGAFSEAISGLGHLTWLDSLSLDQQLDSLLLLHQELPSWNSPLAFSGVLAAKGEYGQLETLALQESQTNEVPELYALLKHYAEAQQQGGWHDAEVTDVAWLEQLAAQRDVIGSAHANAWLLGLGYDLPEEIIILPEDGPKSAGQPRDHAAIDWDTGMLLEAFPNPSNGPLFVVYEVPESSPQAELRLLDLHGRTMRSTRLGDGPGMLQWSTQGLAPGIYMAELRVDGMASKQVKVVVQR, via the coding sequence ATGGCCCCACCTCGTATGCCCTTCTGGGGATCGGTAGGCACATGGGTACCCTTCGGGCAATATGGCTACTTCAGCTACGCTCCTTCCACAGGCCAGATGATGGACCGCGAGGACAGCGGCGAGGACTGGTGGTATGCGCACTGCAACCTCTACGATGGAAGTGGGACGCATATCGGATATGCAGCGGCAGGCTACAACACCATGCCGAATTGGAAATATGTGGACGGCTACTTCTGCTTCGACTTCGATGACATGGACACTGACCCCCACAAGACCATAGAATGGGAAAAGCCAGGCCTGCGGAAGGGAGCACTTCAAAGCTGGCTGGCGAGATACGACCTGGACGGCAACCAGCTCTGGTGCCGCAGTTACCTGCCCGGTGCGTTCTACGGGGTGGCCCTAGACACGGATGGGAACATCGTGGCCATTGGTGAGGCCCATGCCAATCGGAAGGCTGCGGATCTGAACAATGGACAGGTGGTCGGCTATGATCCAGGGCTAAGCGACCCCGTTAACCTGGCCGAGTTGGATTGCTCCATGATGTACGAAGGTGACATGCTCATGGGCATGGTCACGAAGGCCTATATCGCCAAGATCGACCTGAACGGACAGGTGGTTTGGCAGAACCTCTATGGCTGGCCCACGGACCATATTGCCGGGTGGAAGACCTTCAGCCGGGGATTCGCCTTGGCGCCCATTGCCGTGGATGGCGGCACAGGGTTCTATTGCGTGATGCACGGCGGCAGCGGCCAGCAGAGCGATTGGAACCGTATGTGGAACATGCGGATCCGCAGCGATGGCAGTATCGTGGACCGGTACATGTTCGATCCAACGGATGCACTGGGCACCGCGTTGGGCTGGACGGCGAACAACCTCGTCAGGGGCTTCTCCGTGAAGAGCGTGGAGCTTGGAGGCACGCAGCACGTGGCCATTGCCGGGCAATATGGCGTGAGCCAGGGTCCCCAGGCAGGTACGCTCCACGCCTTTGCATGCCTCATCGAAGACATCGATGCCGATCCGTACACCGTGGATGCCGTGTACCACACCAACAGTGCTTCCTTGGCCAGCGATCATGACCCTGCGAGCATCCAGAACAGCAACGACATCTGCTTTCACGTGGATGGACAGGACCTGGCGATCATATGGCCGGTATTGAGCGACTTTGTGCCTCCAACGAACTGGTATGCCGGACGCAGCATCGCCACGCTGAAAGTGCATCGCTTCGATGTCGGTTCGGGCCCCACGCCCACCTGGACCGCCGACCTGGGCGAAGTGCGTGCCTACGACCTGCAGGCCGGCGTCACCAGCACCGCCGATGGCCACATCGCCGTGGTCAGCAGCAAGTGGCATCCACCATTTGATCTAGGGAACCCCTTCCGCTATCCCGACCTGCAGGCACACATCCAAGACCACATCACCACTGACTTCTCGGGACACGATTGGGTCAATACGGAAGACTACGATTATTGGGCCACCAGTGCCTATGTGGCCAAGCTCGATGGCGCCACGGGCGCACCCATCTGGGAAATGGTCGTCGATGCTGAACCGGACAAGGATCACCAGATCTGGCCCGGCGACATCCGCAAACAGGAGTGCCTCTACAAGATCACCGAGGCGGACGATGGCGGGCTGGTGATCAGTGGCAACACCAGCCACAATTTCGACGATGCCCTCCTAATGAAATTTCGGCCCGACTGCCAGGCCAAACTGGCCTACGACCTGGTGCCCGATGCATACGGCCAACACATGCTTCCCAATGGGAACACCGATTGGACCGCCGACCTTACCCTGCATGGTGAAGTGATCGTGCCGAACGGGTCCACCCTCTCCATCAACGGGGCCACCATCCGCTTCGCCGACAGCGACCAGATGCACTGGGCCAGCAGGATCATCGTGGAACCAGGGGGGGTGATCTATGTACAGAATGCCACGCTCACCGCGGATGACAGGTGCCCCAACAGCATGTGGGACGGCGTGCAGTTGCATGGCAACTACTTCGCCCGGCAATTGCCGCAGTATCAAGGAACCCTGCGCATGGAGTTCGCCACCATCTCCCATGCACGCACCGGGGTGCTCGCCGCCAAGGGGGATCCCAGGAACCCGCTTGGGCCGATCATCAAGAACAGCACCGGGGGCATTGTCCACGCCAGCCAGGCCACCTTCCTCAACAACCGGTACGATGCCGTCTTCCACCCCTTCGAGAACCGGCTGGCGAGCGGTGCCGTCACCAGCAACGCCAGCTATTTCAACCGCTGCAGCATGATGACCAGTGGCGGCCTGCCCTTGCCCGGACAGTTCCCGGCCGACCACGTGGCCATGGTGGGCGTGCGCGGCATTCCCTTCCGGGGCTGTACCTGGGGTAACAGCCTCCTGGGCCCGCCCATGGAATGGCCCTTCGAGCAAGGCACCGGCATCCGCGCCATCAACAGCAGCTTCACGGTCGGCAACCACTGCAGCGTGATCGTTCCCTATCCCAACCCCTGCCCGCCTGCGAACACCACGCCCAGCAGTTTCACCAACCTGCACCGCGGCATCCTCGCCACCACCTTCGACCCCAGCCGCACCTTCAGCGTGGACAATACCACCTTCACCGGCACCAACTTCGGCATCCGCATGGAAGGCATCCAGGATGCCGCCATCACACGCAGCACCTTCAATGTGCCGGAGCCCCTCATTCCCGGCATCTTCGGTGCCGTGTACGGCGTGTACAGCGACCAATGCACCGGCTACACCATCCAGGAGAACACGTTCACCACCCTGCAACCCACCGGTCTCAACCGCAAGGTGGGCCTTATCATCAAGGACAGCGGGCCGCAGTACAACACCTTCTACAACAACACCTTCGATAACCTCTACACCGGCTCCCTCATCCAGGGCCGCAACGCCAACGTGCCCGCCACCATCGGCTTGGAGGTGAAGTGCAACGACTACGGCCTGGCCGATGGCAACGCCTTCGATGTGGCACTCACCGGCAGCTACGTCACCGTGCAAGGCTCGCAAGGCTCGGTCATTCTTGACCCTTTCGATCAAGTTCAATGGAGAAACCCCGCCGGCAACCGCTTCAGCCTGCTGCACACCGGCAGCGACCACCCAGAGGAGGACTGGTATGTGCAGAACAGCAGCACCTTCGTGGAGTATTTCCACCATACTTCGACTTTCGGGAACAGAACGCGGCCTGACCACCATGACTTGGATTGGCTTTTGCCCAACCCGCAAGGTGTACCATGGCCCAGTGAAAGAGAACTTGCTTGTCCAACCCATTTGGACGGTGGCGGCCACGAGGTGAAGCGCGTGCAGGCCGGAGAGGAATACGATGCGTATGCGGATGGACAGGCGGCCTACGACGCCACCAAGGACGATGGAGACACCTACAGCCTGCTGGGCTATGTAAGCGACCCGGCGCACGGCAGCGTGCAGGTGCGCGATGCCTTGCAGAGCGTGGCGCCCAAGGTGAGCACCGAGGTGTGGCAGGCCGTCTTCGAGCGCAACCCCACCATGAATGCCTGGCACATCACCCAGGCCCTGCTGAGCAACAGCCCCTTGCAGGGCGAAGTGCTGAAGATGGTGGACCACTATGCCCTGCCCAGTTCCTATGCGTCAATGGTGTACAGCGCACAAAGCGGGGAAGTGAACATCCTGAGCCTGCTGCGCAGTACCATGGCCTGGCACGCGGGCGCCTTCTCTGAAGCGATCAGCGGCCTGGGACACCTGACCTGGCTGGACAGTCTGAGCCTGGACCAACAACTGGACAGCCTGCTGCTGCTGCACCAAGAGCTGCCTTCGTGGAACAGCCCCCTGGCCTTCAGCGGTGTGTTGGCCGCCAAAGGCGAATACGGCCAGTTGGAGACCCTGGCCCTGCAGGAAAGCCAGACCAACGAAGTTCCGGAACTATACGCCCTGCTGAAGCACTACGCCGAAGCCCAACAGCAGGGCGGCTGGCACGATGCGGAAGTGACCGATGTGGCCTGGTTGGAACAATTGGCCGCACAACGGGATGTGATCGGCAGCGCGCATGCCAACGCCTGGTTACTTGGTTTAGGGTATGACCTTCCGGAGGAGATCATCATCCTGCCAGAGGATGGGCCTAAGAGCGCAGGCCAGCCGCGCGATCACGCTGCCATCGATTGGGATACCGGCATGCTGCTGGAAGCCTTCCCCAACCCCAGCAATGGACCGCTATTCGTGGTGTACGAAGTGCCCGAAAGCAGCCCACAGGCCGAATTGCGATTGCTGGACTTGCACGGGCGCACGATGCGCAGTACTCGCCTGGGCGATGGCCCCGGCATGCTGCAATGGAGCACCCAGGGTCTGGCACCCGGCATCTATATGGCCGAACTACGCGTGGATGGCATGGCCAGCAAACAAGTGAAAGTGGTAGTGCAACGATGA
- a CDS encoding ATP-binding cassette domain-containing protein, translating into MASRRNRRNDDDAKPAKLTRSTLRKFFRLFRYLRPYRLPFAVGMVLLLGTSLLSLVFPGLMGSLVDATKGEVPRDAEALLDLSNIDSVALLLFGVFALQALLGFGRIYLFSYVTEHMLARLRQDTYEHLLKLPMSFFASRRVGELNSRISADVALLQDTFTTTLAELVRQLVIVSVGLVLLTLLSPQLTLTMLVSIPVVALVAVVFGRFIRKLSKEVQDRIADTNVVVEETLQGIQSVKAFANEAWEALRYQRNVHAARGLAMKGARWRGAFVSFIILCMFGAIVLVIWRGVHLKEEGAMSTGQLVTFIMYSVFIGASIGSIPEYITQLLKAIGATERLMDLHDETGEAIELGPKPAPLPLQGRIEFRNVSFHYASRPDMPVLRDVSFTAEPGQRIALVGPSGAGKSTIASLVLRFHDPVSGAILIDGKDAREYPLTALRDRMAIVPQEVILFGGTIRENIAYGRPGASDAEIEAAARKANAHAFIASFPEGYGTVVGERGVQLSGGQRQRIAIARAVLKDPAILILDEATSALDSESERLVQEALDELMKGRTSIVIAHRLSTVRDADRILVLDKGTIVESGRHEELIAVSEGLYHSLSKLQLSDV; encoded by the coding sequence ATGGCCTCAAGACGGAACCGACGCAACGACGATGACGCCAAGCCCGCGAAGCTCACCCGCAGCACCCTGCGGAAGTTCTTCCGGCTCTTCCGCTACCTGCGCCCCTACCGGTTGCCCTTCGCGGTGGGCATGGTGCTGCTGCTGGGCACCAGCCTGCTGAGCCTGGTGTTCCCCGGCCTGATGGGCAGTTTGGTGGACGCCACCAAGGGCGAGGTGCCGCGCGATGCGGAAGCCTTGCTGGACCTCTCGAACATCGATTCGGTAGCGTTGCTGCTCTTCGGCGTGTTCGCCTTGCAGGCCTTGCTGGGTTTCGGCCGCATCTACCTCTTCTCCTACGTCACCGAGCACATGCTGGCACGGCTCCGTCAGGACACCTACGAGCACCTGCTGAAGCTGCCCATGAGCTTCTTCGCATCGCGGCGTGTGGGCGAATTGAACAGCCGCATCAGCGCCGACGTGGCCCTGCTGCAGGACACCTTCACCACCACCCTGGCCGAGCTGGTGCGGCAACTTGTGATCGTGAGCGTGGGCCTCGTCCTGCTCACCCTGCTCTCGCCGCAGCTCACCCTCACCATGTTGGTGAGCATCCCCGTGGTGGCCCTGGTGGCGGTGGTCTTCGGGCGCTTCATCCGCAAGCTGAGCAAGGAGGTGCAGGACCGCATCGCCGACACCAACGTGGTGGTGGAGGAAACGCTGCAGGGCATCCAGAGCGTGAAAGCCTTCGCCAACGAAGCCTGGGAGGCGCTGCGCTACCAGCGGAACGTACATGCCGCGCGGGGCCTGGCCATGAAGGGTGCGCGCTGGCGGGGCGCCTTCGTGTCGTTCATCATCCTGTGCATGTTCGGCGCCATCGTGCTGGTGATCTGGCGCGGCGTACACCTGAAGGAAGAAGGCGCGATGAGCACTGGGCAGCTCGTCACCTTCATCATGTACTCGGTCTTCATCGGCGCCAGCATCGGCAGCATCCCGGAGTACATCACGCAGCTGCTGAAGGCCATCGGTGCCACGGAGCGCCTGATGGACCTGCACGATGAAACGGGCGAGGCCATCGAGCTGGGACCGAAGCCCGCACCACTGCCGCTGCAAGGCCGGATCGAGTTCCGGAACGTGAGCTTCCATTATGCCTCACGCCCGGACATGCCCGTGCTGCGCGATGTCTCCTTCACCGCCGAGCCGGGGCAGCGTATCGCTTTGGTGGGACCGAGCGGGGCGGGCAAGAGCACCATCGCCTCCCTTGTCCTTCGCTTCCATGACCCGGTCTCCGGCGCGATCCTCATCGATGGGAAGGATGCGCGTGAATACCCGCTCACCGCGCTGCGCGACCGTATGGCCATCGTGCCCCAGGAGGTGATCCTCTTCGGTGGGACCATCCGCGAGAACATCGCCTACGGCAGGCCCGGCGCGAGCGACGCCGAGATCGAGGCCGCCGCCCGCAAGGCCAATGCACATGCCTTCATCGCCTCCTTCCCCGAGGGCTACGGCACCGTGGTGGGCGAGCGCGGCGTGCAATTGAGCGGCGGTCAGCGGCAACGCATCGCGATCGCCCGCGCCGTGCTGAAGGATCCCGCCATCCTTATCCTGGACGAGGCCACGAGCGCGCTTGACAGCGAGAGCGAACGCCTGGTGCAGGAGGCGCTGGACGAACTGATGAAGGGGCGCACGAGCATCGTGATCGCCCACCGCCTGAGCACTGTGCGCGACGCGGACCGGATCCTGGTGCTGGACAAGGGGACCATTGTGGAAAGCGGCCGACACGAGGAGCTGATCGCGGTTAGCGAGGGGCTGTACCACAGTTTGAGCAAATTACAGCTCAGCGATGTGTGA